A window from Staphylococcus succinus encodes these proteins:
- the mfd gene encoding transcription-repair coupling factor → MITEYINGDKRYQELDAVFGKENVLVTGLSSAAKATIISEKFLHTSKQLLVVTNNLYQADKLESDLSQFVKAEDIYKYPMQDIMTEEFSTQSPQFMSERVRTLTALAQEKRGLFIVPLNGLKKWLTPVEMWKSHQLSLSVGDDIDTDTLLNKLVNMGYRRESVVSHIGEFSLRGGIIDIYPLIGKPVRIELFDTEVDSIRDFDVETQRSEGNIDSVNITTASDYIITDNVLKHTKLKLKEAYEHTRPKIDKSVRQELKETYDSFQLYESSILDHQVLRRLVAFMYEQPATIIDYFKNDAIVAIDEYNRVKESEASLLTEADDFIQNLIESGKGFIGQSFLQYDGFETLLKSHPLTYFTLFTATMPVQLNEIIKFSCKPVQQFYGQYDIMRSEFQRYIQNDYTVVVLAETEVKKERIQEMLNEMHIPTFIDTPSHRSNGGSAIITEGSLSEGFELPYMQLVVVTERELFKSKQKKKPKQQKALTNAEKIKSYQDLKVGDYVVHVHHGVSRYLGVETLEVSGVHKDYIKLQYKGTDQLFVPVDQMDQVQKYVASEDKSPKLNKLGGTDWKKTKAKVQQSVEDIADELIDLYKEREMSVGYKYGPDTAEQNDFELDFPYELTPDQSKSIDEIKQDMEIERPMDRLLCGDVGYGKTEVAVRAAFKAVMEGKQVAFLVPTTILAQQHYETLIERMQDFPIEVQLISRFRTTKEVKETKEGLKSGFVDIVVGTHKLLGKDIHYKDLGLLIVDEEQRFGVRHKERIKSLKTNVDVLTLTATPIPRTLHMSMLGVRDLSVIETPPENRFPVQTYVLEQNTNFIKEALEREVSREGQVFYLYNKVQSIYEKREQLQMLMPDANIGVAHGQMSEGDLEETMLGFINHEYDILVTTTIIETGVDVPNANTLIIEDADRFGLSQLYQLRGRVGRSSRIGYAYFLHPTNKVLTETAEDRLQAIKEFTELGSGFKIAMRDLNIRGAGNLLGKQQHGFIDSVGFDLYSQMLEEAVNEKRGVTVETEDAPEVEIELNIDAYLPAEYIQNEQAKIEIYKKLRKIETQDQLMDVKDELIDRFNDYPVEVERLLDMMEIKVHALHAGVTAIKDVNKQVEIYLSEKGTTDINGETLFKQTQPLGRAMKVGVQDGKMKLTLNKTGAWLDNLKFLAKCLEESMVIVDEV, encoded by the coding sequence ATAATTACAGAATATATAAATGGAGATAAGCGTTATCAAGAATTAGACGCAGTATTTGGCAAAGAGAATGTTTTAGTAACTGGGTTGTCTTCGGCGGCTAAGGCAACGATTATATCTGAAAAGTTTTTGCATACTTCAAAGCAATTATTAGTTGTGACTAATAATTTATATCAAGCAGATAAGTTGGAAAGTGATTTATCACAATTTGTAAAGGCAGAAGATATATATAAATATCCAATGCAAGATATCATGACTGAAGAATTTTCAACGCAAAGCCCTCAATTTATGAGTGAGCGTGTACGTACACTGACGGCACTTGCTCAAGAAAAGAGAGGGTTATTTATCGTACCATTAAATGGCCTGAAAAAATGGCTTACACCTGTAGAAATGTGGAAATCCCATCAATTGTCATTATCAGTAGGTGACGATATTGATACGGATACCCTATTAAACAAACTGGTAAATATGGGATATCGTAGAGAAAGTGTCGTTTCACACATAGGAGAATTTTCATTAAGAGGTGGAATTATAGATATCTATCCACTTATTGGTAAACCAGTAAGAATTGAATTATTTGATACTGAAGTAGATTCAATACGTGATTTTGATGTGGAAACCCAAAGGTCAGAGGGAAATATAGATTCGGTAAATATAACTACAGCTAGTGATTATATTATTACTGATAATGTCTTAAAACATACAAAGTTAAAACTTAAAGAAGCATATGAACATACACGCCCTAAAATAGATAAATCCGTCCGTCAGGAATTAAAAGAAACTTATGATAGTTTCCAACTCTATGAATCATCAATATTGGACCATCAAGTTTTGCGTCGCCTAGTGGCATTTATGTATGAACAACCAGCTACAATTATAGATTATTTTAAAAATGATGCTATCGTAGCGATTGATGAATATAATAGAGTTAAAGAAAGCGAAGCGTCACTTTTAACGGAAGCGGATGACTTTATACAGAATTTAATAGAAAGTGGTAAGGGATTTATCGGGCAAAGTTTTTTACAATATGATGGATTCGAGACATTACTCAAATCTCACCCACTAACTTATTTCACATTATTTACAGCAACTATGCCGGTTCAATTAAATGAAATTATTAAATTTTCGTGTAAACCTGTACAACAATTTTATGGGCAATATGATATTATGCGTTCGGAATTTCAGCGCTATATACAGAATGATTATACAGTAGTAGTCTTAGCAGAAACTGAAGTGAAAAAAGAACGTATACAAGAGATGCTAAATGAAATGCATATACCGACATTTATCGATACCCCAAGTCATCGTAGCAATGGCGGAAGTGCGATTATTACAGAAGGTAGTTTGTCTGAAGGTTTTGAATTGCCTTATATGCAACTTGTTGTCGTTACAGAACGTGAACTTTTTAAATCTAAGCAGAAGAAAAAGCCAAAACAGCAAAAAGCACTCACAAATGCTGAGAAGATTAAGTCTTATCAGGATTTAAAAGTTGGAGATTATGTTGTACATGTCCATCATGGTGTGAGTAGATATTTAGGGGTCGAAACTTTAGAAGTAAGTGGCGTTCATAAAGATTATATCAAATTGCAATACAAAGGTACTGATCAATTATTTGTACCTGTAGATCAAATGGATCAAGTGCAGAAATATGTGGCCTCAGAAGATAAATCACCAAAATTAAACAAACTTGGTGGTACAGATTGGAAAAAAACAAAAGCTAAAGTACAACAAAGTGTTGAGGACATTGCAGATGAACTTATTGATTTATATAAAGAGCGTGAAATGTCTGTTGGTTATAAGTATGGACCAGATACGGCCGAACAAAATGATTTTGAATTGGATTTCCCATATGAACTAACACCTGACCAAAGTAAATCCATTGATGAAATTAAACAGGATATGGAAATAGAACGTCCAATGGATAGATTGTTATGTGGTGACGTTGGTTATGGCAAGACAGAAGTAGCTGTTCGAGCTGCATTTAAAGCTGTAATGGAAGGTAAGCAAGTTGCTTTCTTAGTTCCAACGACAATTCTTGCCCAACAGCATTACGAAACATTAATAGAGCGCATGCAAGATTTTCCAATTGAAGTTCAACTGATAAGTCGCTTTAGAACGACTAAAGAAGTTAAAGAGACAAAAGAAGGTTTGAAATCAGGCTTTGTTGATATCGTAGTAGGTACACATAAATTACTTGGCAAAGACATCCACTATAAAGATTTAGGTCTACTTATTGTGGATGAAGAACAGCGTTTTGGTGTCCGTCATAAAGAAAGAATTAAATCACTTAAAACAAATGTGGATGTCTTGACGTTGACAGCGACCCCTATTCCCCGCACATTGCATATGAGTATGTTAGGCGTACGTGATTTATCTGTTATTGAAACACCGCCAGAAAATCGATTTCCAGTACAAACCTATGTGTTAGAACAAAATACTAACTTTATAAAAGAAGCGCTCGAAAGAGAAGTATCACGTGAAGGACAAGTTTTTTATCTGTATAATAAAGTGCAGTCTATATATGAGAAACGTGAACAGTTACAAATGTTAATGCCTGATGCTAACATTGGTGTAGCACACGGGCAAATGAGTGAGGGCGATCTAGAGGAAACGATGCTAGGATTTATCAATCATGAATACGATATTCTTGTAACGACCACTATCATTGAAACGGGGGTAGATGTCCCTAATGCAAACACGCTTATCATTGAAGATGCAGATCGTTTTGGACTTAGCCAACTGTATCAATTGAGAGGACGCGTAGGTCGTTCTAGTCGTATCGGCTATGCATATTTCTTGCATCCAACTAATAAAGTATTGACTGAAACTGCAGAAGATCGTTTGCAAGCAATTAAAGAATTCACTGAATTAGGTTCAGGATTTAAAATTGCTATGAGAGATTTGAATATTCGTGGTGCAGGTAATCTATTAGGAAAGCAGCAACATGGATTTATCGACTCTGTTGGTTTTGATTTATACTCTCAAATGCTTGAAGAAGCAGTTAATGAAAAACGTGGTGTAACAGTAGAAACTGAAGATGCGCCAGAAGTCGAAATAGAACTTAATATCGATGCTTATTTACCAGCTGAATATATTCAAAATGAACAAGCGAAAATTGAAATTTATAAAAAATTACGTAAAATCGAGACACAAGATCAACTGATGGATGTCAAAGATGAATTAATAGATCGTTTCAATGATTATCCTGTAGAAGTTGAGAGATTGTTAGATATGATGGAAATTAAAGTACATGCATTACATGCGGGTGTCACTGCAATTAAAGATGTTAATAAACAAGTAGAAATTTATTTATCTGAAAAAGGAACGACAGATATTAATGGAGAAACATTGTTCAAACAAACGCAACCACTTGGTCGTGCAATGAAAGTTGGCGTACAAGATGGTAAAATGAAATTAACATTAAATAAAACAGGTGCATGGTTGGATAATTTGAAATTTTTAGCTAAATGTTTAGAAGAA
- the pth gene encoding aminoacyl-tRNA hydrolase, whose product MKCIVGLGNIGKRFEQTRHNIGFEVIDYMLDQNQFKLDKQKFKGAYTIEHIAGEKVMFIEPMTMMNLSGEAVGPLMKYYNIEIDELLVLYDDLDLPQGEIRLRQKGSAGGHNGMKSIIQVLGTDEFKRIRIGVDRPSNGMAIVDYVLQKFSKQEMETMDKVIDHSARAVEAFIESSRFDRVMNEYNGEVN is encoded by the coding sequence ATGAAATGTATTGTAGGTCTAGGCAATATAGGTAAACGCTTTGAACAAACAAGACATAATATTGGTTTTGAGGTTATAGATTATATGTTAGACCAAAACCAATTCAAGTTAGATAAGCAAAAGTTTAAAGGTGCCTATACTATTGAACATATTGCAGGAGAGAAAGTGATGTTTATCGAACCGATGACAATGATGAATCTATCCGGAGAAGCAGTAGGTCCATTGATGAAATATTACAATATTGAAATTGATGAATTATTAGTGTTGTATGATGACTTAGATTTACCACAAGGCGAAATACGTTTAAGACAAAAAGGTAGTGCTGGTGGTCATAATGGTATGAAATCAATTATTCAAGTATTGGGAACAGATGAATTTAAGCGTATTCGCATTGGGGTAGACCGTCCATCAAATGGTATGGCAATTGTTGACTATGTATTGCAAAAATTTTCAAAACAAGAAATGGAAACGATGGATAAAGTAATAGACCATTCTGCACGTGCGGTTGAAGCTTTTATAGAAAGTTCTAGATTTGATCGTGTGATGAATGAATATAATGGTGAAGTCAATTGA
- a CDS encoding 50S ribosomal protein L25/general stress protein Ctc — MTALKSIIRQGKQTRSDLKTLRNTGKVPAIVYGFGTKNTSVKVDEVEFIKVIREVGRNGVIDLGVGSKTIKVMVSDYQFDPLKNQITHIDFLAINMTEERTVEVPVQLVGEAAGTKEGGVVEQPLFNLEVTATPDNIPETIEVEISELNINDSISVADIKVSGDFTIENEGTDSVVTVVAPTEEPTEEEIEAMEGDSETAEPEVVGKEKEEE; from the coding sequence ATGACTGCATTAAAGTCAATTATTCGTCAAGGTAAACAAACACGTTCTGACCTTAAAACATTAAGAAACACTGGTAAAGTACCTGCAATCGTTTATGGTTTCGGTACAAAAAATACTTCTGTTAAAGTAGACGAAGTAGAATTTATCAAAGTTATCCGTGAAGTTGGACGTAACGGTGTTATCGATTTAGGCGTAGGTTCTAAAACTATTAAAGTAATGGTTTCAGACTACCAATTCGATCCACTTAAAAACCAAATCACTCACATTGATTTCTTAGCAATCAATATGACTGAAGAACGTACTGTTGAAGTACCAGTTCAATTAGTAGGAGAAGCAGCAGGAACTAAAGAAGGTGGCGTTGTTGAACAACCATTATTCAACCTTGAAGTTACAGCTACTCCTGATAACATTCCTGAAACAATTGAAGTTGAAATTAGTGAATTAAACATTAACGATAGTATTTCAGTAGCAGATATTAAAGTATCAGGCGACTTTACAATCGAAAATGAAGGCACTGATTCAGTAGTAACTGTAGTTGCTCCAACTGAAGAACCAACTGAAGAAGAAATCGAAGCAATGGAAGGCGATTCAGAAACTGCTGAGCCTGAAGTTGTAGGCAAAGAAAAAGAAGAAGAATAA
- a CDS encoding ribose-phosphate diphosphokinase, with the protein MLNNEYKNSALKIFSLKGNEPLAQEVADHVGIELGKCSVKRFSDGEIQINIEESIRGCDVFIIQPTSNPVNLHLMELLIMIDACKRASAANINIVVPYYGYARQDRKARSREPITAKLVANLIETAGADRMIALDLHAPQIQGFFDIPIDHLMGVPILAEYFKNDTNLDLEECVVVSPDHGGVTRARKLADILKTPIAIIDKRRPKPNVAEVMNIVGDIDGRTAIIIDDIIDTAGTITLAAQALKDKGAKDVYACCTHPVLSGPARERIENSAIKELVVTNSIQLEDSRKPNNTKELSVAGLLSQAIIRVYESESVSVLFD; encoded by the coding sequence ATGTTAAACAATGAGTACAAGAACTCTGCTTTGAAAATATTTTCTTTGAAAGGAAATGAACCGTTAGCCCAAGAAGTAGCAGATCATGTTGGAATTGAACTTGGAAAGTGTTCTGTAAAACGTTTCAGCGATGGAGAAATTCAAATCAATATAGAAGAAAGCATTCGTGGTTGCGATGTATTTATTATTCAACCTACTTCAAATCCAGTCAACTTGCATTTAATGGAATTATTGATAATGATAGATGCTTGTAAACGTGCATCAGCAGCGAATATTAATATCGTTGTACCTTATTATGGATATGCACGTCAAGATAGAAAAGCGCGTAGTCGTGAGCCGATTACTGCTAAATTAGTAGCAAACTTAATCGAAACGGCTGGGGCAGATCGTATGATTGCATTAGATTTACATGCGCCACAAATTCAAGGGTTCTTTGATATTCCAATTGATCATTTAATGGGTGTGCCAATCTTAGCGGAATACTTCAAAAATGATACAAATCTTGATCTTGAAGAGTGTGTTGTAGTTTCTCCAGACCATGGTGGTGTGACAAGAGCACGTAAACTCGCAGACATCCTTAAAACCCCAATTGCTATTATTGATAAACGTCGTCCAAAACCAAACGTAGCAGAGGTTATGAATATTGTTGGTGATATCGATGGGCGTACAGCTATTATTATCGATGATATTATCGATACAGCAGGTACAATTACATTGGCAGCACAAGCATTAAAAGATAAAGGGGCAAAAGACGTATATGCATGTTGTACTCACCCTGTCCTATCTGGTCCAGCAAGAGAACGTATCGAAAATTCAGCAATTAAAGAGTTAGTAGTAACGAATTCAATTCAATTAGAAGATAGTCGTAAACCAAATAACACAAAAGAATTATCGGTAGCAGGTTTATTATCACAGGCAATCATTCGCGTATATGAAAGTGAATCTGTTAGTGTGCTATTTGACTAA
- the glmU gene encoding bifunctional UDP-N-acetylglucosamine diphosphorylase/glucosamine-1-phosphate N-acetyltransferase GlmU, with product MQRRAIVLAAGKGTRMKSKKYKVLHEVAGKSMIEHVVDNVKRSGVEQLVTIVGHGAESVKETLGDASLYSFQEEQLGTAHAVKMASEHLQDKQGTTLVVCGDTPLITTETLKALVDHHEQNQAQATVLSATAPNPFGYGRILRDSDNHLVKIVEQKDATENEREINEISSGIFAFDNQVLFDKLNHVKNDNVQSEYYLPDVLSLILEDKGSVEVYHTDDFDEIMGVNDRLMLSEAESAFRQRINEYHMKNGVTIIDPATTYIGVNVKIGEDTVIEPGVKLVGYSEIGEDVIIGQYTEITNSSIGSNVTIKQSVINESNVDDYATVGPFAQLRPGADLGKKVKVGNFVEVKKSIIKDGAKVPHLSYIGDAEIGERTNIGCGSITVNYDGINKFKTSIGDDVFIGCNTNLVAPVTLGNRAFVAAGSTITDNVPNDSLALGRARQTTKEGYLKK from the coding sequence ATGCAAAGACGTGCAATAGTACTCGCAGCTGGCAAGGGTACACGTATGAAATCAAAGAAATACAAAGTACTACATGAAGTTGCAGGCAAATCGATGATTGAACATGTTGTTGATAACGTTAAGCGATCTGGAGTAGAACAACTTGTAACAATTGTTGGTCATGGCGCAGAAAGCGTGAAAGAAACTTTAGGTGACGCGTCACTTTATAGTTTTCAAGAAGAGCAATTAGGAACTGCACATGCTGTGAAAATGGCGAGTGAACATTTACAAGATAAACAAGGCACAACGCTTGTTGTCTGTGGTGATACACCATTAATTACTACAGAAACATTAAAAGCTTTAGTTGATCACCACGAGCAAAATCAAGCACAAGCTACAGTATTATCTGCTACAGCACCAAATCCATTTGGATATGGGCGCATTCTTCGTGATTCAGATAACCATTTAGTTAAAATCGTTGAACAAAAAGACGCAACAGAGAATGAAAGAGAAATTAATGAAATTAGTTCTGGTATTTTTGCTTTTGATAATCAAGTACTATTTGATAAATTAAATCATGTGAAAAATGATAATGTACAAAGTGAATACTATTTGCCAGATGTACTTTCATTAATTTTAGAAGATAAAGGTAGCGTTGAAGTATATCATACAGACGATTTTGATGAAATTATGGGTGTGAATGACAGATTGATGTTGAGCGAAGCTGAAAGTGCATTTAGACAGCGCATCAATGAATATCATATGAAAAATGGTGTAACGATTATTGACCCAGCAACTACTTATATTGGTGTAAACGTGAAGATTGGTGAGGATACTGTAATTGAACCAGGCGTGAAGCTTGTAGGTTATAGTGAAATTGGTGAAGACGTTATCATTGGACAATATACAGAAATTACAAACAGTAGTATCGGATCTAATGTTACAATTAAGCAGTCAGTCATCAATGAATCCAATGTGGATGATTATGCAACAGTTGGACCGTTTGCTCAATTACGACCAGGCGCTGATCTTGGTAAGAAAGTGAAAGTCGGTAATTTCGTTGAAGTTAAAAAATCGATAATTAAAGACGGTGCTAAAGTACCTCATTTAAGTTATATTGGTGATGCTGAAATAGGTGAACGTACAAATATTGGCTGTGGCTCAATTACAGTTAACTATGATGGCATTAATAAATTCAAGACGAGTATCGGTGATGATGTATTTATAGGTTGTAATACAAATCTTGTTGCGCCTGTAACGTTAGGAAATCGTGCTTTTGTAGCGGCAGGCTCTACTATAACTGATAACGTGCCAAATGATAGTCTGGCATTAGGAAGAGCCAGACAAACGACTAAAGAAGGTTATTTGAAAAAATAA
- the spoVG gene encoding septation regulator SpoVG — MKVTDVRLRKIQTDGRMKALVSITLDESFVVHDLRVIEGNTGLFVAMPSKRTPDGEFRDIAHPINSEMRQEIQDAVMKVYEETDEVIPDRNAQPSEDSGEEA; from the coding sequence ATGAAAGTGACAGATGTAAGACTTAGAAAGATACAAACAGATGGAAGAATGAAAGCGCTCGTTTCAATCACTTTAGATGAATCATTTGTGGTTCATGATTTACGTGTCATTGAAGGCAACACAGGTCTATTCGTCGCAATGCCAAGTAAACGTACACCAGATGGTGAATTCCGAGACATCGCGCATCCAATTAACTCAGAAATGAGACAAGAAATACAAGATGCAGTGATGAAAGTATATGAAGAAACTGATGAGGTTATTCCTGATAGAAATGCACAACCATCAGAAGACTCTGGCGAAGAAGCTTAA
- a CDS encoding RidA family protein, whose amino-acid sequence MKTINTNKAPEALGPYSHATQINGLVFTSGQIPLNLDGEIVSDDVKEQTKQVLENLKVVLDEAGSDIDSVIKATIFIADMNEFQNINEVYGKYFDNHQPARSCVEVARLPKDVKVEIEVIAEVK is encoded by the coding sequence ATGAAAACAATTAATACAAACAAGGCGCCTGAAGCGTTAGGTCCATACTCACATGCAACACAAATTAATGGTCTAGTGTTCACATCTGGACAAATCCCATTAAATTTAGATGGCGAAATTGTCAGTGATGATGTAAAAGAACAGACAAAACAAGTCTTAGAGAATTTAAAGGTTGTTTTAGATGAAGCTGGATCTGACATAGATTCAGTTATTAAAGCTACTATTTTTATTGCTGATATGAATGAATTTCAAAATATAAACGAAGTTTATGGCAAATACTTTGACAATCATCAACCAGCAAGAAGTTGTGTTGAGGTAGCAAGGTTACCTAAAGATGTTAAAGTAGAAATCGAAGTAATAGCAGAAGTTAAGTAA
- the purR gene encoding pur operon repressor, translating to MRYKRSERIVYMTQYLMNNPNKLIPLTYFVQKFKQAKSSISEDVQIIKTTFQMEKLGTVITTAGASGGVTYKPEMSKEEASEVVEDIIEQLQEKDRLLPGGYLFLSDLMGNPTLLNRVGKLIATLYMDEELDAIVTIATKGISLANAVANVLNIPVVVIRKDNKVTEGSTVSINYVSGSSRKIETMVLSKRTLPENSNVLVVDDFMRAGGSINGVMNLMNEFKAHVKGVSVLVESKEVKQRLIEDYTSLVRLSDVDEYNQEFKVEKGNSLNKFT from the coding sequence ATGCGCTATAAAAGAAGTGAACGAATTGTATATATGACTCAATATTTAATGAATAATCCAAATAAATTGATACCTTTAACTTATTTTGTTCAAAAATTTAAACAGGCGAAATCGTCAATAAGTGAAGACGTCCAAATTATTAAAACGACTTTTCAAATGGAAAAACTTGGGACAGTTATTACGACAGCTGGAGCGAGTGGTGGAGTTACATATAAACCTGAGATGAGCAAAGAAGAAGCAAGTGAAGTTGTAGAAGACATTATTGAGCAGCTTCAAGAAAAAGACCGCTTGTTACCAGGAGGGTATTTATTCTTATCAGATTTAATGGGAAACCCGACTTTGCTCAATAGAGTGGGTAAATTGATTGCTACATTGTATATGGATGAAGAGCTAGATGCTATCGTAACGATTGCTACGAAGGGGATTTCTCTTGCTAATGCAGTAGCTAATGTATTGAATATACCAGTCGTGGTCATTAGAAAAGATAATAAAGTGACTGAAGGTTCAACAGTATCAATAAATTACGTATCTGGTTCTTCACGAAAAATTGAGACAATGGTTCTTTCAAAGAGAACTTTACCTGAAAATTCAAACGTACTTGTGGTCGATGATTTCATGAGAGCTGGTGGCTCTATCAACGGCGTAATGAATTTAATGAATGAGTTTAAAGCTCATGTGAAAGGGGTATCGGTACTAGTAGAATCAAAAGAAGTTAAGCAAAGGTTAATTGAAGATTATACTTCCTTAGTGAGATTATCTGATGTAGACGAATACAATCAGGAATTTAAGGTAGAAAAAGGTAACAGTTTAAATAAATTTACTTAA
- the ispE gene encoding 4-(cytidine 5'-diphospho)-2-C-methyl-D-erythritol kinase, translated as MIYETAPAKINFTLDTLFKRDDGFHEVEMIMTTIDLNDRLSFELRKDNKIVVDVEQTYVPSNSKNLAYKAAELMKQNYNLEQGVTISIDKNIPVSAGLAGGSTDAAATMRGMNRLYNLNRPLEELCELGVTIGTDIPFCVFGKTALCKGKGEQINFLNKPPSAWVVVAKPNIGISSPEIFKMLDLKQTHNVDTKACESALNTGDYELLCKSLSNRLEPISNQLCPEILKIKENMLDNGADGAMMSGSGPTVYGLTQKERQARHVYNAVNGCCNEVYIVRLLG; from the coding sequence ATGATTTATGAAACAGCTCCGGCTAAGATTAATTTCACGCTGGACACACTCTTTAAACGAGATGATGGTTTTCATGAAGTTGAAATGATTATGACAACAATAGATTTAAATGATCGTTTGTCATTTGAACTACGTAAAGACAATAAAATTGTTGTCGATGTAGAGCAAACTTATGTTCCCTCCAATAGTAAAAATTTAGCATATAAAGCTGCAGAATTAATGAAGCAGAATTATAATTTAGAACAAGGTGTTACAATCAGCATAGATAAAAATATACCGGTATCAGCTGGTCTTGCTGGTGGTTCAACAGATGCTGCAGCGACAATGAGAGGGATGAATCGCCTATATAATTTGAATCGTCCATTAGAAGAATTGTGTGAACTTGGAGTTACCATAGGTACGGATATTCCATTTTGTGTTTTTGGGAAAACGGCATTGTGTAAAGGGAAAGGTGAACAAATTAACTTTCTGAATAAGCCGCCTTCAGCGTGGGTGGTTGTGGCCAAACCCAATATAGGAATATCATCACCTGAGATTTTTAAAATGTTAGATTTAAAACAAACACATAATGTCGATACTAAAGCGTGCGAATCAGCTTTAAATACAGGAGATTATGAACTGCTATGTAAGAGTCTTTCAAATCGATTGGAACCTATCTCGAATCAGCTGTGTCCTGAGATTTTAAAAATAAAAGAGAATATGTTAGATAACGGTGCAGATGGTGCTATGATGAGTGGAAGCGGTCCGACTGTTTATGGTCTCACACAAAAAGAACGACAAGCAAGACATGTATACAATGCTGTCAATGGCTGTTGTAATGAAGTATATATAGTAAGATTATTAGGATAA
- the veg gene encoding biofilm formation stimulator Veg, with protein sequence MPKSIGDIKNKLDCQLGNRIVLKANGGRKKTIERSGVLKETYPSVFVVELDQDKHNFERVSYTYTDVLTENVQVSFEEDNHHEAVAH encoded by the coding sequence ATGCCAAAATCTATTGGAGACATCAAAAATAAACTTGATTGTCAATTAGGAAATCGTATTGTACTAAAAGCGAATGGTGGACGCAAAAAAACTATTGAACGTAGTGGTGTGTTAAAAGAAACATATCCTTCAGTATTTGTTGTTGAGCTAGATCAAGATAAACATAATTTTGAGCGTGTGTCATATACATACACTGATGTTTTGACTGAAAACGTACAAGTTTCTTTCGAAGAAGATAATCATCATGAAGCAGTTGCACACTAA
- the rsmA gene encoding 16S rRNA (adenine(1518)-N(6)/adenine(1519)-N(6))-dimethyltransferase RsmA, with product MDIKDIATPSRTKALLNQYGFNFKKSLGQNFLIDVNIIHNIIDASDIDENTGVIEIGPGMGSLTEQLAKSAKKVIAFEIDQRLIPVLKDTMSPYDNVTVINEDILKANIAQYVSDNLADCDKIMVVANLPYYITTPILLNLMQQRLPIDGYVVMMQKEVGERLNAQVGTKAYGSLSIVAQYYTETSQVLTVPKSVFLPPPNVDSIVVKLMKRDVPQVEVDNEDKFFKMTKSAFSQRRKTINNNYQSLFVEGKNKKEVILKWLETSGIDPRRRGETLSIKEFANLYNELKNFPELEF from the coding sequence ATGGATATTAAAGATATTGCTACGCCATCCCGCACAAAAGCACTGCTTAATCAATATGGTTTTAACTTCAAAAAAAGTTTAGGTCAAAACTTTTTAATTGATGTTAATATTATTCATAACATTATTGACGCAAGTGATATAGATGAAAATACTGGTGTAATAGAGATTGGACCTGGAATGGGATCGTTAACTGAACAATTGGCTAAAAGTGCGAAAAAAGTTATTGCATTTGAGATTGATCAACGTTTGATTCCTGTGCTTAAAGATACCATGTCCCCTTATGATAATGTGACAGTTATTAATGAAGATATATTAAAGGCTAACATTGCGCAGTATGTATCTGATAATCTTGCAGATTGTGACAAGATTATGGTTGTTGCAAACTTGCCGTATTACATTACAACGCCTATATTACTTAATTTAATGCAACAGCGCTTACCGATTGATGGTTATGTCGTGATGATGCAAAAAGAAGTAGGCGAAAGATTAAATGCACAGGTAGGAACGAAAGCATATGGATCATTATCAATTGTTGCACAATACTATACAGAAACAAGTCAAGTATTGACTGTGCCGAAATCAGTATTTTTACCACCACCCAATGTAGACTCAATTGTTGTGAAACTAATGAAACGGGATGTGCCACAAGTTGAAGTAGACAATGAGGATAAATTTTTCAAAATGACTAAATCTGCCTTTAGCCAAAGACGAAAAACGATAAATAATAACTACCAAAGTTTGTTCGTTGAAGGAAAAAACAAGAAAGAAGTTATTTTAAAATGGTTAGAAACAAGTGGTATAGATCCAAGACGTCGTGGAGAAACGCTTTCAATAAAAGAATTTGCAAATTTATATAATGAATTGAAAAATTTCCCAGAATTAGAATTTTAA